The Planctomycetota bacterium genome includes a window with the following:
- the lgt gene encoding prolipoprotein diacylglyceryl transferase has protein sequence MTHLLAESLLHSSTPFALRMGSGFGIRWYGLAYAAGFLVAWLLMRWMSVTRRSPMSRSQVSDFLTWAVLGVIVGGRVGHVIFYDHALLWTFTSEFPFWGLLFIHKGGMSSHGGIIGVVIAVWWWCRRNQMHFTHLTDLTAWSCCIGLGLGRYANWINGELWGKPLPVSMQAESPWWSVKYPEELLRPGVISESTLLLLKPLVPASSATVAAGMQVAPISVTGAIERGNTAEMLYAACYGGDVAVRAKVAQYLVAYYPNNFLQAISDGVVLFALLSLVWLKPRKPGVITGWFFLGYGTLRLATEQLREIDPGVFMIGPATLPMLLSMAMMAGGVVICIASSRRAMPTVGGLLRTN, from the coding sequence ATGACCCACCTGCTCGCCGAAAGCCTGCTGCACTCCAGCACTCCGTTCGCACTGCGGATGGGCAGCGGCTTCGGCATCCGCTGGTATGGCCTGGCCTATGCCGCGGGTTTCCTGGTGGCGTGGCTGCTAATGCGCTGGATGTCCGTTACGCGGCGCTCGCCCATGAGCCGGTCGCAGGTGAGCGACTTCCTCACCTGGGCCGTGCTTGGCGTGATCGTCGGCGGGCGCGTCGGCCACGTGATCTTCTATGACCACGCCCTGCTCTGGACATTCACCAGCGAGTTTCCATTCTGGGGGCTGCTGTTCATTCACAAGGGCGGCATGTCCAGCCACGGCGGCATCATCGGCGTGGTGATCGCGGTCTGGTGGTGGTGCCGGCGCAACCAGATGCACTTCACGCATCTCACCGACCTGACGGCATGGAGCTGCTGCATCGGTCTAGGTTTGGGCCGCTACGCCAACTGGATCAACGGCGAGCTGTGGGGAAAGCCGCTGCCGGTTTCGATGCAGGCGGAGAGCCCATGGTGGAGCGTGAAGTATCCCGAGGAGCTGCTGCGGCCCGGCGTGATCAGCGAGTCGACGCTGCTGCTGCTGAAGCCGCTGGTGCCGGCTTCAAGCGCGACGGTCGCGGCGGGCATGCAGGTGGCGCCGATTTCGGTGACGGGAGCGATCGAGCGCGGCAACACGGCGGAGATGCTCTACGCGGCGTGCTACGGCGGCGATGTGGCCGTGCGGGCCAAGGTGGCGCAGTATCTGGTCGCCTACTACCCGAACAACTTTCTGCAGGCGATCAGCGACGGCGTGGTGCTCTTCGCGCTGCTCTCGCTGGTGTGGCTGAAGCCGCGCAAGCCGGGCGTGATCACGGGATGGTTCTTCCTGGGCTACGGCACGCTGCGACTGGCCACCGAGCAGCTGCGCGAGATTGATCCCGGCGTGTTCATGATCGGGCCCGCGACGCTGCCGATGCTCCTGAGCATGGCGATGATGGCGGGCGGCGTGGTGATCTGCATCGCCAGCAGCCGCCGCGCGATGCCGACGGTGGGCGGGTTGCTGCGGACGAACTAA
- a CDS encoding GNAT family N-acetyltransferase — protein sequence MQKPSRDGSIGHTSATSDTRIATIKIIDINDASGKVITPEWFAKAESVHRQLRTHLPPDYAAKMQRVFADGGRMCVAVRGDRVEGVAVYRIYENTFDGLHMYVDDLVTDDTRRSTGVGKALMDHLQDIARKAGCEKYTLDSGTQRTQAHKFYFREGMTVLGFHFAKPLK from the coding sequence ATGCAAAAACCATCTCGTGATGGAAGTATCGGGCACACATCCGCGACGAGCGACACTCGAATCGCAACAATCAAAATCATCGACATCAACGATGCATCCGGCAAGGTGATCACTCCCGAGTGGTTCGCCAAAGCCGAGTCGGTTCACCGCCAGCTTCGCACGCATCTGCCACCGGACTACGCCGCGAAAATGCAGCGAGTCTTCGCGGACGGCGGCCGCATGTGTGTGGCCGTCCGCGGCGATCGGGTCGAGGGCGTCGCGGTTTACCGCATCTACGAGAACACCTTCGACGGCCTGCACATGTATGTGGACGACCTTGTCACCGACGACACCCGGCGCTCGACTGGCGTCGGCAAGGCGCTGATGGACCATCTCCAGGACATCGCGCGCAAGGCCGGCTGCGAGAAGTACACCCTCGACTCCGGCACGCAGCGCACCCAGGCGCACAAGTTCTACTTCCGCGAGGGCATGACCGTGCTCGGCTTCCACTTCGCGAAACCGTTGAAGTAA
- a CDS encoding ROK family protein, with product MNILSIDIGGTHVKIRVPTDPQKREFDSGPTLTPRMMVDGVKALAAGWHYDAVSIGIPAPIKANRPLHDPVNLGKGWTDFDYDNDFGLPVKILNDAAMQAVGSYNSGSMLFLGLGTGLGSCFIAGRQILPMELAHLPYKKGRSFEDYVGLRGLKRLGKKKWRTAVADVVHILSAALIPDEVVLGGGNSRNLKELPAGCRLGDNANAFEGGFRLWEKAWENSVPIYHDAMRPNQG from the coding sequence ATGAACATCCTCTCGATCGACATTGGCGGCACGCATGTCAAGATCCGCGTCCCGACAGACCCGCAGAAGCGCGAGTTCGACAGCGGCCCCACGCTGACGCCGCGCATGATGGTGGATGGCGTGAAGGCGCTGGCGGCGGGCTGGCATTATGACGCGGTGTCCATCGGCATTCCGGCGCCGATCAAGGCGAACCGACCGCTGCACGACCCGGTCAATCTTGGCAAGGGCTGGACCGACTTCGACTACGACAACGACTTCGGCCTGCCCGTGAAGATTCTCAACGACGCCGCCATGCAGGCGGTCGGCAGCTACAACAGCGGGAGCATGCTCTTCCTCGGCTTGGGCACCGGGCTCGGATCCTGCTTCATCGCGGGCCGTCAGATTCTGCCGATGGAACTCGCGCACCTTCCCTACAAGAAGGGCCGCTCTTTCGAGGACTATGTCGGACTGCGCGGCCTGAAGCGTCTGGGGAAGAAGAAGTGGCGCACCGCCGTGGCCGATGTGGTCCACATCCTCAGCGCCGCGCTGATTCCCGATGAAGTGGTGCTCGGCGGCGGCAACTCCAGGAACTTGAAGGAACTTCCGGCGGGATGCCGCCTGGGCGACAACGCCAACGCTTTTGAAGGCGGCTTCCGCTTGTGGGAAAAAGCCTGGGAAAATTCAGTGCCGATCTATCACGACGCCATGCGGCCGAATCAGGGTTAG
- a CDS encoding glycosyltransferase family 4 protein, with product MGPSSDNPTRRLRIAVLNRVFSPTGGGAERYSIALVEQLAQRHEIHVFAQQINHKWPGVTYHTVSSPLKKSRWMNQLWYANATKRATQHGFDVVQSHENCWSGQVQTVHVLPTHYKLFHGVSGGQRLMRWLKVWTSPRLMTYIRLERARFAPMHNRCIVATSKTLMSQMASAFPDSASLLQVLTPGVTLPAAPSTPVARLAARQRLGLPAGGNGLLFIGNDYAKKGLDTLLAAMAKLDADTWLAVVGNAVHIPEYRDHAKAAGIEARVHFLGALNDINDAYLAADCLVHPTLEDTFAMVVMEAMSHGLPVVLSGEKYCGISSMLANESNALILKDPRDTTELCTALNRVLKDQSLRQKLSAAALEFASAHQWSAVALQQEQIYFAVTGDRCA from the coding sequence ATGGGTCCGTCGAGCGACAACCCAACCCGTCGCCTTCGCATCGCCGTGCTCAATCGCGTGTTCTCGCCGACCGGCGGCGGAGCGGAGCGTTATTCCATCGCGCTGGTCGAGCAGCTCGCGCAGCGCCACGAGATCCACGTCTTCGCCCAGCAGATCAATCACAAATGGCCGGGCGTGACCTACCACACCGTTTCGTCGCCGCTGAAGAAGTCGAGATGGATGAACCAGCTCTGGTACGCGAACGCCACAAAGAGGGCCACGCAGCACGGCTTCGATGTGGTGCAATCGCACGAAAATTGCTGGAGCGGCCAGGTGCAGACCGTGCATGTGCTGCCGACGCATTACAAATTGTTTCACGGAGTCAGCGGGGGGCAGCGGTTGATGCGATGGCTGAAAGTGTGGACCAGTCCGCGCCTGATGACCTACATCCGTCTGGAGCGCGCGCGATTTGCACCCATGCACAATCGCTGCATCGTGGCGACATCAAAAACTTTGATGTCGCAGATGGCCAGCGCCTTTCCCGACTCCGCGAGCTTGCTGCAGGTGCTGACACCTGGCGTCACGCTTCCCGCTGCGCCATCGACGCCTGTCGCGCGACTCGCCGCGCGGCAGCGGCTGGGTTTGCCGGCAGGGGGGAATGGCCTTCTCTTCATCGGCAACGACTATGCAAAGAAGGGGCTGGACACGCTACTTGCGGCGATGGCCAAGCTCGACGCCGACACCTGGCTCGCCGTCGTCGGCAATGCCGTGCACATCCCGGAGTATCGCGATCACGCGAAGGCGGCTGGCATCGAAGCCCGCGTTCACTTTCTCGGGGCATTGAATGACATCAACGATGCGTATCTCGCCGCGGATTGCCTTGTGCATCCAACGCTCGAAGACACATTCGCCATGGTGGTGATGGAGGCGATGTCGCATGGCCTGCCCGTGGTGTTGAGCGGCGAAAAGTATTGCGGCATTTCAAGCATGCTCGCGAATGAATCCAACGCGTTGATCCTCAAGGATCCACGCGACACCACCGAACTGTGCACCGCACTGAATCGCGTGTTGAAGGATCAATCGCTTCGACAGAAACTGAGTGCCGCCGCTTTGGAATTCGCCTCCGCGCACCAATGGTCGGCGGTCGCCTTGCAGCAAGAACAGATTTATTTCGCGGTCACTGGTGATCGCTGCGCATAG
- a CDS encoding 5-formyltetrahydrofolate cyclo-ligase: MNPELKSKLRQQLRGLASNPEISAQIARRLLEWPSWKTAKVIMGFMAMGSEPDVMPALREAFARGAKIAFPIVDGESIQPGAVASMSDEHFKVDAMGVRSPSAWTPIEIGAIDVVLVPGVAFDRSGARLGRGGGHYDRFLAQLAARTTTVGVADARRIVDRVPVEPHDRRVKWLVSDAEGVAETKPGLPI, translated from the coding sequence GTGAATCCCGAACTCAAATCAAAACTTCGCCAGCAGCTCAGGGGCCTCGCGTCGAATCCGGAGATCTCGGCGCAGATCGCGCGTCGTCTCCTGGAATGGCCTTCGTGGAAAACCGCAAAGGTGATTATGGGATTCATGGCCATGGGCAGCGAGCCCGATGTCATGCCGGCACTGCGGGAGGCATTCGCGCGCGGGGCAAAGATCGCTTTTCCGATCGTCGATGGCGAGTCGATCCAGCCCGGCGCGGTGGCGTCGATGAGCGACGAACACTTCAAGGTGGATGCCATGGGAGTGCGCAGCCCGAGCGCCTGGACGCCGATCGAGATCGGCGCGATCGATGTGGTGCTGGTGCCGGGCGTGGCCTTCGACCGCAGCGGCGCTCGCCTTGGACGCGGCGGCGGACACTACGACCGCTTCCTGGCGCAGCTCGCGGCGCGCACCACGACCGTGGGCGTGGCCGACGCTCGGCGGATCGTCGACCGCGTGCCCGTGGAGCCTCACGATCGCCGCGTGAAATGGCTGGTCAGCGACGCCGAGGGCGTTGCGGAAACCAAGCCCGGCCTGCCGATATAG
- a CDS encoding L,D-transpeptidase family protein has protein sequence MSSDGRRGRGRGWKFLALLAIVGVGVWLGWRYLGSSPEIPASEVRHDDDTSKTLISQGPKPGEVPLENKSSTSTTPSLSNAVIGEEKPAANPAPAETKNSAEPATTTQPEVNAPDDTAAVNSALQAALAQIDSDPVRARDALTRLLEGSAISPADRLKGYEGINKVNAVLTFSERVLANDPYAQQYTVKEGDSLSNIRKALNLDCEWRFLQRINHLATERSIRVGQVLKAPKDAFHGEVRKAEFRLNIFEGDGPKRVMVASYPISLGEFNSTPTGAFAIRPRSKLIDPEWRNPRTGEHFQSNDPKNPIGERWIGLKGIEPHNKAFEGYGIHGTIDPGSIGQQASMGCIRMYPQDVEVVYELLTEPNSIVTIAP, from the coding sequence ATGTCAAGCGACGGGCGGCGCGGCCGCGGCCGTGGATGGAAGTTCCTGGCGCTGCTGGCGATCGTCGGTGTCGGCGTCTGGCTGGGCTGGCGCTACCTCGGATCGTCGCCGGAGATTCCCGCGTCGGAGGTTCGCCATGACGACGACACTTCGAAGACATTGATTTCCCAGGGGCCCAAGCCCGGGGAGGTTCCGCTGGAGAACAAGTCCTCGACGAGCACCACCCCCTCGCTCTCCAACGCCGTGATCGGCGAGGAGAAGCCCGCCGCGAATCCCGCGCCGGCGGAAACGAAGAATTCCGCGGAGCCGGCCACCACCACGCAGCCTGAGGTGAACGCACCGGACGACACGGCCGCGGTGAACTCCGCGCTGCAGGCGGCACTGGCCCAGATCGACAGCGATCCCGTCCGCGCCCGCGACGCGCTCACGCGCCTGCTCGAAGGCTCGGCCATCTCGCCGGCGGATCGGCTCAAGGGATACGAAGGCATCAACAAGGTCAACGCAGTGCTCACCTTCAGCGAGCGCGTGCTGGCCAACGATCCCTACGCGCAGCAATACACGGTCAAGGAGGGCGACTCGCTCTCCAACATCCGCAAGGCTTTGAACCTGGACTGCGAGTGGCGCTTCCTGCAGCGGATCAACCATCTGGCCACCGAGCGGTCAATCCGCGTCGGCCAGGTGCTCAAGGCTCCCAAGGACGCCTTCCACGGTGAGGTGCGCAAAGCGGAGTTCCGCCTGAACATCTTCGAGGGCGACGGCCCCAAGCGGGTGATGGTGGCGAGCTATCCGATTTCGCTGGGCGAGTTCAACAGCACGCCGACCGGTGCGTTTGCGATCCGGCCTCGCAGCAAGCTCATCGATCCGGAGTGGCGCAATCCGCGCACCGGCGAGCATTTCCAGAGCAACGATCCCAAGAACCCGATCGGCGAGCGCTGGATCGGCCTCAAGGGAATCGAGCCGCACAACAAGGCTTTCGAGGGCTACGGCATCCACGGCACGATCGACCCGGGGTCGATCGGCCAGCAGGCGAGCATGGGGTGCATCCGCATGTACCCGCAGGATGTCGAGGTGGTCTACGAGCTGCTGACTGAGCCGAACTCGATCGTCACGATTGCTCCGTGA
- a CDS encoding serine/threonine protein kinase, producing MSPPTEQEQSLLNAALQLATPRQQIAFLKEACQGDDALRHRIEAMLQARDSAATYPRHSPAPAANADEALSAENSGARIGRYKILQQIGAGGTGVVYLAEQEAPNHRRVALKLIKLGMDTRNVLARFEADRAALTAMDHPNIARILDGGATVTGRPYFVMELVRGVKITEYADAHKLTIRQRLDLFVQVCGAVQHAHQKGVVHRNLKPSNIIISVIDGAAVPKVIDIGIAKAIHQSRADPTLFSAHEQMIGTPAYLSPEQVGLGGLDIDTRSDIYSLGVLLYELLTGQTLFPSGKMHRTTSDEIIKAIREKEPPPPSYRMQSLAEAELNAAAKARSVDAAKLPGVLRDDLDWIVMKALEKDRGRRYESAGGLAADIQRFFIHKPVMAHPPDTMYRLRKVVRRHKLAVAALAIVVAALAIGLGYSTRTLLKEREVRHAQVDAFDKMNTINKPDELNKPRMGKP from the coding sequence ATGAGTCCACCCACGGAACAAGAGCAATCCCTTCTCAACGCCGCGCTGCAGCTGGCCACGCCACGGCAGCAAATCGCTTTTCTCAAGGAGGCCTGCCAGGGTGATGACGCGCTTCGGCATCGCATCGAGGCGATGCTCCAGGCCCGCGACAGTGCCGCCACCTACCCCAGGCATTCGCCGGCGCCCGCGGCGAACGCCGATGAAGCCCTGTCTGCCGAAAATTCCGGCGCCCGCATCGGCCGCTACAAGATTCTCCAGCAGATCGGCGCCGGCGGCACCGGCGTGGTCTACCTGGCCGAGCAGGAGGCGCCGAATCACCGCCGCGTGGCCCTGAAACTGATCAAGCTGGGCATGGACACCCGCAATGTCCTCGCCCGTTTCGAGGCCGATCGCGCGGCGCTGACGGCGATGGACCATCCCAACATCGCCCGGATCCTGGATGGCGGCGCCACCGTGACGGGGCGGCCCTACTTCGTCATGGAGCTGGTGCGCGGCGTCAAGATCACCGAGTACGCCGACGCGCACAAGCTCACCATCCGTCAGCGGCTCGACCTCTTCGTGCAGGTCTGCGGCGCCGTGCAGCACGCTCACCAGAAGGGCGTCGTCCATCGCAACCTCAAGCCCTCGAACATCATCATCTCGGTGATCGATGGCGCGGCCGTGCCCAAGGTGATCGACATCGGCATCGCCAAAGCCATTCACCAGAGTCGGGCCGACCCGACGCTTTTCTCCGCCCACGAGCAGATGATCGGCACGCCGGCCTACTTGAGCCCCGAGCAGGTGGGCTTGGGCGGCTTGGACATCGACACGCGCAGCGACATCTATTCGCTCGGAGTTCTGCTTTATGAATTGCTGACCGGACAGACGCTTTTCCCCTCGGGCAAGATGCACCGGACCACTTCCGACGAGATCATCAAGGCGATCCGCGAAAAGGAACCGCCGCCCCCTTCCTACCGCATGCAATCGCTGGCCGAGGCGGAGTTGAACGCCGCCGCCAAGGCCCGGAGCGTCGATGCGGCGAAGCTGCCGGGAGTGCTCCGCGACGATCTGGACTGGATCGTGATGAAGGCGCTGGAGAAGGACCGCGGCCGCCGCTACGAATCCGCCGGCGGACTGGCGGCTGACATCCAGCGATTCTTCATCCACAAGCCGGTCATGGCGCATCCGCCCGACACCATGTATCGATTGCGGAAAGTGGTCCGCCGCCACAAGCTCGCGGTCGCCGCCCTGGCCATCGTCGTGGCCGCGCTGGCGATCGGCCTGGGTTATTCCACCCGGACGCTGCTCAAAGAGCGGGAGGTCCGTCACGCGCAGGTGGATGCATTCGACAAGATGAACACGATCAACAAGCCGGACGAACTCAACAAACCCAGAATGGGAAAGCCATGA
- the queF gene encoding preQ(1) synthase gives MPKPGCLEFFDSPTDKPFVIEHVSDEFTSVCPKTGHPDFGSVTLRYEPAAVCVELKSLKLYYQSFRNDGIFYEAVTNRIRDDLATAMSPRWMQVITEWKGRGGIRSRIVASHGQVPAAWVK, from the coding sequence ATGCCCAAGCCCGGTTGCCTCGAATTCTTCGACTCTCCCACGGACAAGCCCTTCGTCATCGAGCACGTGAGCGACGAGTTCACCAGCGTCTGCCCCAAGACGGGGCACCCGGATTTCGGATCGGTCACGCTGCGCTACGAGCCCGCGGCGGTGTGCGTGGAGCTCAAGAGCCTGAAGCTCTACTACCAGAGCTTCCGCAACGATGGGATCTTCTACGAGGCCGTGACCAACCGCATACGCGATGACCTTGCGACCGCGATGAGCCCGCGCTGGATGCAGGTCATCACCGAGTGGAAGGGCCGCGGCGGAATCCGCAGCCGCATCGTCGCCAGCCACGGCCAAGTGCCCGCGGCGTGGGTGAAATAA
- the glmS gene encoding glutamine--fructose-6-phosphate transaminase (isomerizing), giving the protein MCGIVAYIGRRPALPILLEGLKRLEYRGYDSAGIAIMNGKMEIAKSIGRVRKLEELVERTGGFKGTIGIAHTRWATHGGVTDVNAHPHNDDKKLGHGISIIHNGIIENYSSIKKYLEDKGHTFQSETDTEVLAHLIGELYKGDLEKAVQAALREVTGAYAIAVICKEEPDVLVVARKGSPLMVGVGKDEYVVASDSSAIVAHTTQAFTLADYTVAKLTRDSFRTSTVDDVPVNAQVKELEFDLAEIELGNFEHFMLKEIYEQPRALRTCLQGRADTRGGQIVLGGVMQNAKMLATARRFIFVGQGTALHACMIASYLMEELGKVNSDWDYASEFRYRNPIVEEGTVVVAISQSGETADTLAALQEAKQRGAFSLGVVNVVGSTISRETDAGVYLRVGPEIGVASTKAFVGQVMVASMLALFVGRRRYLANDFVSNFLKSLEQIPDAIERTLLVSDKVKDSVSKYIDRENWLFLGRGLNWPVALEGALKLKELSYIHAEGMPAAEMKHGPIALIDNGMPCVFIATKNSQYEKVLSNIQEVRSRGGHVIAIATEGDDHIRTMAEEVFYVPNVPELLQPLVTVIPLQMLAYHAAVLRGKDVDKPRNLAKSVTVE; this is encoded by the coding sequence ATGTGTGGCATTGTTGCTTATATCGGTCGCCGTCCCGCGCTTCCCATCCTTCTGGAGGGGCTGAAGCGGCTCGAGTACCGCGGGTATGACTCCGCCGGCATCGCCATCATGAACGGGAAAATGGAGATCGCCAAGAGCATTGGTCGCGTTCGCAAATTGGAGGAGCTGGTCGAGCGGACCGGCGGCTTCAAGGGCACGATCGGCATCGCCCACACCCGCTGGGCCACCCACGGCGGCGTGACCGACGTCAACGCCCATCCCCACAACGACGACAAGAAGCTCGGCCACGGCATTTCCATCATTCACAACGGCATCATTGAAAATTACTCCAGCATCAAGAAGTACCTGGAGGACAAGGGCCACACCTTCCAGAGCGAGACCGACACCGAGGTGCTCGCCCACTTGATCGGCGAGCTCTACAAGGGCGACCTGGAGAAGGCCGTGCAGGCGGCGCTGCGCGAGGTCACCGGCGCCTACGCCATCGCCGTCATCTGCAAGGAAGAGCCCGATGTCCTGGTCGTGGCCCGCAAGGGCAGCCCGCTGATGGTGGGCGTGGGCAAGGACGAGTACGTGGTGGCCAGCGACTCCAGCGCCATCGTGGCCCACACCACGCAGGCCTTCACGCTGGCCGACTACACCGTGGCCAAGCTCACCCGCGACAGTTTCCGCACCTCGACCGTCGACGATGTTCCGGTCAACGCCCAAGTGAAGGAGCTCGAGTTTGACCTGGCCGAGATCGAGCTGGGCAACTTCGAGCACTTCATGCTCAAGGAAATCTACGAGCAGCCGCGGGCGCTGCGCACCTGCCTGCAGGGCCGGGCTGACACGCGCGGCGGGCAGATCGTGCTCGGCGGCGTGATGCAGAACGCCAAGATGCTGGCCACGGCGCGGCGATTCATCTTCGTCGGCCAGGGCACGGCGCTGCACGCCTGCATGATCGCCTCCTACCTGATGGAGGAGCTGGGCAAGGTGAACTCGGACTGGGACTACGCCAGCGAGTTCCGCTACCGCAATCCGATCGTCGAAGAGGGCACTGTGGTCGTGGCGATCAGCCAGTCGGGCGAGACCGCCGACACGCTCGCCGCGCTCCAGGAAGCCAAGCAGCGCGGAGCGTTCTCGCTCGGCGTGGTCAATGTCGTCGGCTCGACCATCAGCCGCGAGACCGACGCCGGCGTCTACCTGCGCGTCGGCCCCGAGATCGGCGTGGCCAGCACCAAGGCCTTCGTCGGCCAGGTGATGGTGGCCTCCATGCTGGCGCTCTTCGTGGGCCGCCGCCGTTACCTCGCCAACGATTTCGTCTCGAATTTCCTGAAGTCGCTTGAGCAGATCCCCGACGCGATCGAGCGCACCCTGCTGGTGAGCGACAAGGTCAAGGACTCCGTCTCCAAGTACATCGACCGCGAGAACTGGCTCTTCCTGGGTCGCGGCCTCAACTGGCCCGTCGCCCTCGAGGGCGCGCTGAAGCTGAAGGAACTCTCCTACATCCATGCCGAGGGCATGCCCGCCGCGGAGATGAAGCACGGGCCCATCGCGCTGATCGACAACGGCATGCCCTGCGTCTTCATCGCCACCAAGAACAGCCAGTACGAGAAGGTCCTCTCCAACATCCAGGAAGTCCGCAGCCGCGGCGGCCATGTGATCGCAATCGCCACCGAGGGCGACGACCACATCCGCACCATGGCCGAGGAAGTCTTCTACGTGCCCAACGTGCCGGAGCTGCTGCAGCCGCTGGTGACCGTGATTCCGCTGCAGATGCTGGCCTACCACGCCGCGGTGCTGCGCGGCAAGGATGTGGACAAGCCGCGCAATCTCGCCAAGAGCGTCACCGTCGAGTGA
- a CDS encoding polysaccharide deacetylase family protein, producing the protein MPATRTANPAPIPILMYHQIEVAPPRDAPFRSLYVSPQAFCRQMALLKLLGYRGLSMSALAPYLLGEMTGRVVGITFDDGYLNNLINALPTLQAHGFSSTCYAVSQHIGLTNKWDHSVGVRSTPLMNEAQMRKWIEGGQEIGAHTMHHVRLTQADAANSAAEILSCKSQLESATGSPVRHFCYPYGDFTQEHVALVRAAGYESATTTQRSRCQPGEDFTQLPRIPVVRSTSLLHLWLKLATRYEDRRRA; encoded by the coding sequence ATGCCCGCGACTCGCACCGCCAATCCCGCGCCGATTCCGATTCTGATGTACCACCAGATCGAAGTCGCGCCGCCGCGCGACGCGCCCTTTCGCAGCCTGTACGTCTCACCGCAAGCTTTCTGCCGCCAGATGGCCCTGCTGAAATTGCTCGGCTACCGCGGGCTTTCCATGTCCGCGCTCGCGCCCTATTTGCTGGGCGAAATGACCGGCCGTGTGGTCGGCATCACCTTTGACGACGGCTACCTGAACAACCTCATTAACGCCCTGCCGACGCTGCAGGCGCACGGCTTCTCTTCAACCTGCTACGCGGTGAGCCAGCACATCGGCCTGACCAACAAGTGGGACCACTCCGTCGGGGTCAGGTCAACACCGTTGATGAACGAGGCGCAGATGCGGAAGTGGATCGAGGGCGGGCAGGAGATCGGCGCCCACACAATGCACCACGTGCGCCTGACGCAGGCCGACGCCGCGAACAGCGCCGCAGAAATCCTCTCCTGCAAATCGCAATTGGAAAGCGCGACGGGCTCGCCCGTGCGCCACTTTTGCTACCCCTACGGTGACTTCACGCAGGAGCATGTCGCCCTGGTGCGGGCCGCGGGATATGAGTCGGCCACAACCACGCAGCGAAGCCGCTGCCAACCGGGCGAGGACTTCACGCAGCTGCCGCGCATCCCCGTCGTCCGCTCGACCAGTCTGCTGCACCTCTGGCTGAAGCTGGCCACGCGCTACGAAGACCGGCGGCGCGCGTAA